A genomic segment from Candidatus Hydrogenedentota bacterium encodes:
- a CDS encoding HD domain-containing protein produces the protein MEFSDRAGAALQLMFELHRSQRRKGNNVPYITHLLAVAALVGEHGGDEDQFIAALLHDAVEDAGGRDTLERVRQEFGDRVAEYVWACSDTAEEPKPAWRPRKERYLAHVREAPPEVKLISAADKLHNARAINADLRKTGAAVWERFAGKRDGSLWYYRELPGALGDGWGHPILEELRDAVQEMLRLAEETGA, from the coding sequence ATGGAATTCTCCGACCGCGCCGGCGCGGCGCTCCAGCTCATGTTTGAACTGCACCGGTCACAGCGGCGCAAGGGCAATAACGTCCCGTACATCACGCACCTGCTTGCCGTGGCCGCGCTCGTAGGCGAACACGGCGGCGACGAGGACCAGTTCATCGCCGCATTGCTCCACGACGCGGTCGAGGATGCGGGCGGGCGCGACACGCTCGAGCGTGTGCGGCAAGAATTCGGCGACCGCGTCGCGGAGTACGTGTGGGCGTGCAGCGACACCGCGGAAGAGCCCAAACCGGCGTGGCGGCCACGCAAGGAACGTTACTTGGCCCATGTGCGCGAGGCGCCGCCCGAAGTGAAACTCATTTCAGCGGCAGACAAGCTGCACAACGCGCGGGCCATCAATGCCGACCTGCGCAAGACCGGCGCGGCGGTTTGGGAACGCTTTGCGGGCAAGCGCGACGGCTCGCTGTGGTATTACCGTGAACTGCCCGGCGCGCTCGGGGACGGGTGGGGCCACCCCATCCTGGAAGAACTCCGTGACGCCGTCCAGGAAATGCTGCGCCTCGCGGAAGAGACGGGCGCGTAA
- a CDS encoding glycerophosphodiester phosphodiesterase family protein, producing MNALRSTMTGCVLVLSAVSALAQPPESPLPPPKHGGVYVVAHRGAHEGIPENTLPAYQRAIELGADFVEIDLRTTRDGELVSIHNDSVEDYAAGATGRVAEMTLAELRALDLGARVGPEWAGARIPVFEEILALCQGKIGIYLDMKHADVAQALALIRKYGMEKHVIWYIGGAQLKQLQELCPECLPMPDPGPEQLLPMILQQYKPRVVASVWRFFSESFVEKCHAAGAIVIVDESYPSCWEEALSWRTDGIQTDHPADLIALLDKRGKP from the coding sequence TTGAATGCCTTACGAAGCACAATGACCGGCTGTGTGTTGGTGCTGTCCGCCGTTTCGGCGCTCGCCCAGCCGCCCGAGAGTCCGTTGCCGCCGCCGAAGCACGGCGGGGTCTATGTCGTGGCGCATCGCGGCGCGCACGAGGGCATCCCGGAGAATACCTTGCCCGCGTATCAGCGGGCCATTGAGTTGGGCGCCGACTTCGTCGAAATCGACCTGCGCACGACTCGGGACGGCGAACTGGTCAGCATCCACAATGATTCCGTCGAGGATTATGCCGCGGGCGCGACCGGGCGCGTGGCCGAGATGACGCTGGCCGAACTGCGCGCGCTCGACTTGGGCGCGCGGGTCGGCCCGGAGTGGGCGGGCGCGCGCATCCCGGTGTTCGAGGAGATTCTGGCGTTGTGCCAGGGGAAGATCGGCATCTATCTCGACATGAAGCACGCCGACGTCGCGCAGGCGCTCGCGCTTATCCGTAAGTATGGCATGGAAAAACACGTGATCTGGTACATCGGCGGCGCGCAACTGAAGCAGCTACAGGAATTGTGCCCGGAGTGCCTGCCCATGCCGGACCCCGGGCCGGAACAGCTGCTGCCCATGATCCTGCAGCAATACAAGCCGCGCGTCGTGGCGTCCGTGTGGCGCTTCTTTTCAGAGAGTTTCGTCGAGAAGTGCCATGCGGCGGGCGCAATCGTCATCGTGGACGAAAGCTACCCGTCCTGCTGGGAAGAGGCGTTGTCATGGCGCACGGACGGCATCCAGACGGACCATCCGGCGGACCTGATCGCGCTGCTCGACAAACGCGGAAAACCGTAA